Proteins encoded by one window of Muntiacus reevesi chromosome 6, mMunRee1.1, whole genome shotgun sequence:
- the LOC136170308 gene encoding uncharacterized protein, whose product MGARRRRCISAWPTPGSGGEAGSWWPGWPCRRQSWRGSRKPGYAGVPVTTRPPPAPSSVPAVAREQDRVSLPATHGATHFLTPRPPLGPERRCLQSPTKPHLRQPCAVPCARGSGSDCGARQPATQAKQGWPGARAPPPMRPPGPSPFAALPPPAGPAARSAPTSRSPPLPSPPPLSSRLPRPFPSRPAAAVANGLWPPAPPGTGWPLT is encoded by the coding sequence ATGGGGGCCCGCCGACGCCGCTGTATCTCAGCCTGGCCCACACCCGGCTCCGGAGGAGAAGCGGGGAGTTGGTGGCCAGGTTGGCCCTGCCGCAGGCAGAGCTGGCGCGGCTCTAGGAAGCCCGGGTATGCCGGGGTCCCGGTGACAACACGGCCGCCCCCCGCGCCCTCCTCCGTTCCAGCCGTCGCCCGCGAGCAGGACCGAGTGTCACTGCCAGCCACGCACGGAGCTACTCACTTTCTTACGCCGCGCCCCCCGCTCGGCCCCGAGCGCCGGTGCCTTCAGTCTCCGACGAAGCCGCACCTCCGGCAGCCCTGCGCCGTCCCTTGCGCCCGCGGCTCAGGCTCCGACTGCGGCGCGCGTCAGCCGGCGACCCAGGCGAAGCAGGGCTGGCCCGGCGCCCGCGCGCCCCCGCCAATGCGCCCTCCCGGCCCCTCCCCGTTCGCCGCTCTGCCTCCGCCCGCGGGGCCCGCGGCGCGATCCGCCCCCACCTcgcgctcccctcccctcccgtcTCCCCcgcccctctcctcccgcctcccccgccccttcccctcccgcccagCTGCTGCTGTGGCGAACGGGCTCTGGCCGCCAGCGCCCCCGGGGACTGGGTGGCCCCTCACCTGA